From Labilithrix sp., a single genomic window includes:
- a CDS encoding thioredoxin family protein yields the protein MTATATTATATVGCSARTREPATTSHATTSTSTAASSTTSSREVLPFIHDDYPRALAQSKKEQKPLFVDAWAPWCHSCQSLRTYVLTDPSLAPLASEFVWLSVDTEKDVNARWVEQHPHDALPTLWVVDPATDRPLLKWAGTATAAELRALLGNVLANRTDGFARGNQALAAGDSKTAIAEHRAALTTASKEQRPRIVEALVTELSLAKEHAACADLAAEEAAALPPGTSRATVLVGGLDCARTAKKDEARDRLLALAVRDASARDDALLPDDRSAIYQEVVTTKKESGDAAGAKAAATEWAAYLEDAVKRAASKDARAALDPWLVAVYLALGEPARALPHLEASARDFPQDYNPPARLGRVYLALNRLAEAEQATDRAIALVYGPRAMRVYELRADIAKARGDRAAETRALEEALAKSEKAVLTAGQKKVRDTLEKRLNATRTP from the coding sequence ATGACGGCGACCGCGACGACGGCAACGGCGACGGTCGGCTGCAGCGCGCGCACGCGTGAGCCGGCGACGACCAGCCACGCGACGACGAGCACGAGCACGGCGGCGAGCTCGACGACGAGCTCGCGTGAGGTGCTGCCGTTCATCCATGACGACTATCCCCGCGCGCTCGCGCAGTCGAAGAAGGAGCAGAAGCCGCTCTTCGTCGACGCGTGGGCGCCGTGGTGTCACTCGTGTCAGAGCCTCCGCACGTACGTCCTCACCGATCCGTCGCTCGCGCCGCTCGCGTCCGAGTTCGTGTGGCTCTCCGTCGATACCGAGAAAGACGTGAACGCGCGGTGGGTGGAGCAGCACCCGCACGACGCGCTGCCCACGCTCTGGGTCGTCGATCCCGCGACCGATCGGCCCCTCCTCAAATGGGCCGGCACCGCGACCGCGGCGGAGCTGCGTGCGTTGCTCGGCAACGTCCTCGCGAACCGCACGGACGGCTTCGCGCGCGGCAACCAGGCCCTCGCCGCCGGCGACTCGAAGACCGCGATCGCCGAGCATCGCGCCGCGCTCACGACGGCGTCGAAGGAGCAGCGGCCGCGCATCGTCGAGGCGCTCGTGACGGAGCTGTCGCTCGCGAAGGAGCACGCCGCGTGCGCCGACCTCGCGGCGGAGGAGGCGGCGGCGCTTCCGCCCGGCACGTCGCGCGCGACCGTGCTCGTCGGCGGCCTCGACTGCGCTCGCACCGCCAAGAAAGACGAAGCTCGCGATCGCCTCCTCGCCCTCGCCGTGCGCGACGCGTCCGCGCGCGACGACGCGCTCCTCCCGGACGATCGATCCGCGATCTACCAGGAGGTCGTCACGACGAAGAAGGAGAGCGGCGACGCGGCGGGCGCGAAGGCGGCCGCGACCGAGTGGGCGGCGTACCTGGAGGACGCGGTGAAGCGCGCGGCGTCGAAGGACGCGCGGGCCGCGCTCGATCCCTGGCTCGTCGCGGTCTACCTCGCCCTCGGCGAGCCGGCGCGCGCGCTCCCGCACCTCGAAGCGAGCGCGCGCGACTTCCCGCAGGACTACAACCCGCCCGCCCGTCTCGGACGTGTGTATCTTGCATTGAATCGCCTCGCCGAGGCGGAGCAGGCGACGGACCGCGCGATCGCGCTCGTGTACGGCCCGCGCGCCATGCGCGTCTACGAGCTCCGCGCCGACATCGCGAAGGCACGCGGCGATCGCGCCGCCGAGACCCGCGCCCTCGAGGAAGCGCTCGCGAAGAGCGAAAAAGCCGTCCTCACCGCGGGCCAAAAGAAGGTCCGCGACACCCTCGAAAAACGCCTCAACGCCACGCGCACACCATAA
- a CDS encoding DUF2288 domain-containing protein → MREQLVASMGPVEVSDLRAHLARDAVIVVDASLDLLTVAEAVARDDKEQVGAWIARSLIGKPTLETLERWSKSPPPLVSVVVQPFVLVSEKRDPTAN, encoded by the coding sequence ATGCGTGAGCAGCTCGTCGCGTCGATGGGCCCGGTCGAGGTCTCCGATCTTCGCGCGCACCTCGCGCGCGACGCCGTCATCGTCGTCGACGCTTCGCTCGATCTGCTCACCGTCGCCGAGGCCGTCGCGCGCGACGACAAGGAGCAGGTCGGCGCATGGATCGCGCGGAGCCTCATCGGCAAACCGACCCTCGAGACGCTCGAGCGCTGGTCGAAGTCGCCGCCGCCGCTCGTCTCGGTGGTGGTGCAGCCGTTCGTGCTCGTGTCCGAGAAGCGAGACCCGACCGCGAACTGA
- a CDS encoding S-adenosylmethionine:tRNA ribosyltransferase-isomerase, giving the protein MYLAPSAEFARLFDRGDLLVVNDAATLPASLQSGDVEVRLLGAQGDRTWTAALLGAGDWRTRTEDRPAPPSVRAGDTFAFGHGLTATIARVHPESPRLVTLRFSAGGAALWSALYAAGRPVQYAHVPEAYALWDVQNAYAGRPWAVEMPSAGRVLTFGVLAELERRGVEVATLTHAAGISSIGDEAIDALLPLPERYEVPRATWDAVLRARRVVAIGTSVTRALETVARTGALAGITDLRIGPSFERRVVDGILTGVHETTTSHFELLGAFAPRAVLDRSLTEAEASDLLAHEMGDVSLLWGAPACEGASVAA; this is encoded by the coding sequence ATGTACCTCGCGCCGAGCGCGGAGTTCGCGCGCCTCTTCGATCGTGGCGACCTCCTCGTCGTGAACGACGCCGCGACGCTGCCCGCGTCGCTCCAGAGCGGCGACGTCGAGGTGCGCTTGCTCGGCGCGCAGGGCGACCGGACTTGGACCGCCGCGCTGCTCGGCGCCGGCGACTGGCGGACGCGCACGGAGGACCGGCCCGCGCCGCCGTCCGTGCGCGCGGGCGACACGTTCGCGTTCGGGCACGGGCTCACCGCCACGATCGCGCGCGTGCACCCCGAGTCGCCGCGGCTCGTGACGCTGCGCTTCTCCGCCGGCGGCGCCGCGCTATGGTCCGCGCTCTACGCGGCCGGGAGGCCCGTGCAGTATGCACATGTCCCGGAGGCCTACGCGCTGTGGGACGTGCAGAACGCGTACGCGGGGCGGCCGTGGGCGGTGGAGATGCCGTCGGCGGGGCGCGTCCTCACCTTCGGCGTGCTCGCGGAGCTCGAGCGGCGCGGGGTGGAGGTTGCGACGCTGACGCACGCGGCCGGGATCTCGTCGATCGGCGACGAAGCGATCGACGCGCTCTTGCCGCTCCCCGAGCGCTACGAGGTGCCGCGCGCGACGTGGGACGCCGTCCTGCGCGCGCGTCGCGTCGTCGCGATCGGCACGAGCGTCACGCGTGCGCTCGAGACCGTGGCGCGGACGGGGGCGCTCGCCGGGATCACCGACCTTCGCATCGGGCCGTCGTTCGAGCGGCGGGTCGTCGACGGGATCCTCACCGGCGTGCACGAGACGACGACGAGCCACTTCGAGCTCCTCGGCGCGTTCGCCCCGCGCGCGGTCCTCGATCGGAGCCTCACCGAGGCGGAGGCGAGCGATCTGCTCGCGCACGAGATGGGCGACGTGTCGCTCCTCTGGGGCGCGCCCGCGTGCGAGGGTGCTAGTGTTGCGGCGTGA
- a CDS encoding AAA family ATPase, translating to MRLTRLDLLAFGHFRGHTLDFSAPGIHVVLGRNEAGKSTSLRAITGLLYGIEHKTQDAFSLAKLGDLRVGGTIESAAGERLRFQRRKGNTSTLLDPNDKPIDEAVLRRFLGGVTRETFLHAYGLDHGTLAEGARALLEGKGDLGESLFDASVGGGGGVQELVAELDAEADRLFKPKASNPLLNEAIKAFTEARARIRETQSLPEAFVKQEAALAEEISRRDAVLADKRELELRRGRLARAAKRAPRERERAHLLELQRSLGAVAHKLALVASLSERFASYEHALDTRRAHKADIDRLGDRLADALARAQVKADAPARDTRSEERVKPLLTQRAKLTERLERADEEIRRAELAVARFTDPGGEHVDAPARDALAAAIDRARALGAIEERLHEDGARVDRQRAALAGRAAATFDGDLDAFVALRPPAPAAIAKLVAESDDVARRLVRLDDRDLELDREVAALEREAAKNEGDFAPPDAAALRAARAARDEAWRALRAASARADAELALERAIRDADVVADQMIAHADRVTALARLRSELQRAAAQREKLAADRAALLADRARVDDEARRLFARPGLHPCDLAAMPAWLAAHAQLVEEHARIAEEAAKLDLERERRDRVVRELRAALERAGVASVTERLDDLLLEAAGRLEAIDAARRARDEAAKAIADHRRDLADRESARAKDGAALAELRAKIAVLVEPLGLGADASDDEINRAIHELREVFALRDKRDDAAARLAVADASAADFEADLARAVEELAPDLTGEPRTVARELFDRARRAREQADKLARVEALLAEEGDPGPLDDEERAIVSDPDRAEAVQQELTERIDELDREAHRAVEQIGGLRLGLENMRKESNAAEAAAAAQHHLARVRDGAERWARVKLAAVLLQREIERYREENQGPLLAASSKLFARLTLDAFTGIKAGFDDKDRPCLRCVRADGKATEVDVAGLSDGTRDQLYLSLRLASLLRRAASAEPMPLVLDDVLIQLDDHRAAAALTVLAEVARTMQVLFFTHHARLVELAKGAIDASELVVHTLASTHGASPPAPRLQP from the coding sequence ATGCGCCTCACGCGCCTCGATCTCCTCGCGTTCGGTCACTTCCGCGGGCACACGCTCGACTTCTCCGCGCCCGGCATCCACGTCGTGCTCGGTCGCAACGAGGCGGGGAAGAGCACGAGCCTCCGCGCGATCACGGGGCTCCTCTACGGGATCGAGCACAAGACGCAGGACGCGTTCTCGCTCGCGAAGCTGGGCGATCTGCGCGTGGGCGGGACGATCGAGAGCGCGGCGGGCGAGCGCCTCCGCTTCCAGCGGCGGAAGGGGAACACGAGCACGCTCCTCGATCCGAACGACAAGCCGATCGACGAGGCGGTCCTCCGCCGCTTCCTCGGCGGCGTCACGCGCGAGACGTTCCTCCACGCCTACGGCCTCGATCACGGCACGCTCGCCGAGGGCGCGCGCGCGCTCCTCGAAGGCAAGGGCGACCTCGGCGAGAGCCTCTTCGACGCGAGCGTCGGCGGCGGAGGCGGCGTGCAAGAGCTCGTCGCCGAGCTCGACGCGGAGGCGGACCGGCTCTTCAAGCCGAAGGCGTCGAACCCGCTCCTCAACGAGGCGATCAAGGCGTTCACCGAGGCGCGCGCGCGCATCCGCGAGACGCAGAGCCTGCCCGAGGCGTTCGTGAAGCAGGAGGCCGCGCTCGCGGAGGAGATCTCGCGCCGTGACGCGGTCCTCGCCGACAAACGCGAGCTCGAGCTCCGGCGCGGGCGGCTCGCCCGGGCCGCGAAGCGCGCGCCGCGCGAGCGTGAACGCGCGCACCTCCTCGAGCTCCAGCGATCGCTCGGCGCGGTGGCGCACAAGCTCGCGCTCGTCGCGTCGCTGTCGGAGCGCTTCGCGTCGTACGAGCACGCGCTCGACACGCGGCGCGCGCACAAGGCCGACATCGACCGGCTCGGCGATCGCCTCGCCGACGCGCTCGCCCGCGCGCAGGTGAAGGCCGACGCGCCCGCGCGCGACACGCGCAGCGAGGAGCGCGTGAAGCCGCTCCTCACCCAGCGCGCGAAGTTGACCGAGCGCCTCGAGCGCGCCGACGAGGAGATCCGGCGCGCCGAGCTCGCGGTCGCGCGCTTCACCGATCCCGGCGGCGAGCACGTCGACGCGCCGGCGCGGGACGCGCTCGCGGCCGCGATCGATCGCGCGCGGGCGCTCGGGGCGATCGAGGAGCGCCTCCACGAGGACGGAGCGCGCGTCGATCGCCAGCGCGCCGCGCTCGCGGGCCGCGCCGCCGCGACGTTCGACGGAGACCTCGACGCCTTCGTCGCGCTGCGCCCGCCGGCGCCGGCGGCGATCGCGAAGCTGGTCGCCGAGAGCGACGACGTCGCGCGGCGGCTCGTCCGCCTCGACGATCGCGACCTCGAGCTCGATCGCGAGGTCGCGGCGCTCGAGCGCGAAGCGGCGAAGAACGAGGGCGATTTCGCTCCTCCCGACGCCGCCGCGCTGCGCGCGGCGCGGGCGGCCCGCGACGAAGCGTGGCGCGCGCTCCGGGCGGCGAGCGCGCGCGCCGACGCGGAGCTCGCGCTGGAGCGGGCGATCCGCGACGCGGACGTCGTCGCGGACCAGATGATCGCGCACGCCGATCGCGTCACCGCGCTCGCGCGACTCCGCTCCGAGCTCCAGCGCGCCGCGGCCCAGCGCGAGAAGCTCGCGGCGGATCGCGCCGCGCTCCTCGCCGATCGCGCGCGCGTCGACGACGAGGCGCGCCGGCTCTTCGCGCGCCCCGGCCTCCATCCGTGCGACCTCGCCGCGATGCCGGCGTGGCTCGCGGCGCACGCGCAGCTCGTGGAGGAGCACGCGCGCATCGCGGAGGAGGCGGCGAAGCTCGACCTCGAGCGGGAGCGGCGCGATCGCGTCGTCCGCGAGCTCCGCGCCGCGCTCGAACGCGCCGGCGTCGCGTCGGTGACGGAGCGCCTCGACGACCTCTTGCTCGAGGCGGCGGGGAGGCTCGAGGCGATCGACGCCGCGCGGCGCGCGCGCGACGAGGCGGCGAAGGCGATCGCCGATCATCGGCGCGATCTCGCCGATCGTGAGAGCGCTCGCGCGAAGGACGGCGCCGCGCTCGCCGAGCTCCGCGCGAAGATCGCGGTCCTCGTCGAGCCGCTCGGCCTCGGCGCCGACGCGAGCGACGACGAGATCAACCGCGCGATCCACGAGCTGCGCGAGGTGTTCGCGCTCCGCGACAAACGCGACGACGCGGCGGCGCGCCTCGCGGTCGCGGACGCGAGCGCCGCGGACTTCGAGGCCGATCTCGCGCGCGCGGTGGAGGAGCTCGCGCCGGACCTCACCGGCGAGCCGCGCACGGTCGCGCGGGAGCTCTTCGATCGCGCGCGCCGCGCCCGCGAGCAGGCGGACAAGCTCGCGCGCGTCGAGGCGCTGCTCGCGGAGGAGGGGGACCCGGGCCCGCTCGACGACGAGGAGCGCGCGATCGTCTCCGATCCCGATCGCGCGGAGGCGGTGCAGCAGGAGCTCACCGAGCGGATCGACGAGCTCGATCGCGAGGCGCACCGCGCGGTGGAGCAGATCGGCGGCCTTCGTCTCGGCCTCGAGAACATGCGGAAGGAGTCGAACGCGGCGGAGGCGGCGGCCGCGGCGCAGCATCACCTCGCGCGCGTGCGCGACGGCGCGGAGCGCTGGGCGCGCGTGAAGCTCGCGGCGGTGCTCCTGCAGCGCGAGATCGAGCGGTACCGCGAGGAGAACCAGGGCCCGCTCCTCGCCGCGTCGTCGAAGCTCTTCGCGCGTCTCACCCTCGACGCGTTCACCGGCATCAAGGCGGGCTTCGACGACAAGGACCGGCCGTGCCTCCGCTGCGTGCGCGCCGACGGCAAGGCGACGGAGGTGGACGTCGCGGGCCTCAGCGACGGCACGCGCGATCAGCTCTATTTGAGCCTCCGCCTCGCGAGCCTCCTCCGTCGCGCGGCGAGCGCGGAGCCGATGCCGCTCGTCCTCGACGACGTCCTCATCCAGCTCGACGACCACCGCGCGGCCGCGGCGCTCACGGTGCTCGCCGAGGTCGCGCGCACGATGCAGGTCCTCTTCTTCACGCACCACGCGCGCCTGGTGGAGCTCGCGAAGGGCGCGATCGACGCATCGGAGCTCGTCGTCCACACGCTCGCTTCAACGCATGGGGCTTCGCCCCCTGCACCCCGCTTGCAGCCGTAG
- a CDS encoding DUF418 domain-containing protein, whose amino-acid sequence MKAFILFSLLFGAGLAATHERAPQRFARLVLRRLGLLLAIGLLHFVLLSTGDVLTLYALLGLVAAPIVARARVRVLVALALALFVLHVAPLPYPRPFASEADLAEHVEAARHVYPYGSFRQVLAFRLVELRPTAALLAWTAPRTLGLFFLGAVVWKTRFFRNARMPAVAAVLCALGAVATWLVHVRGVYALDGPGSVALSLGYGAAIASVAARGGLRVFAPIGRMALTSYLTQSIVLGFVFYGYGLGLFGAIGRLPALGIVVALFGAQMIFARWWLARFRYGPLEWAWRSFTYGAWQPFAA is encoded by the coding sequence ATGAAGGCGTTCATCCTCTTCTCGCTCCTCTTCGGCGCCGGCCTCGCCGCGACGCACGAGCGCGCGCCGCAGCGCTTCGCGCGCCTCGTCCTGCGCCGCCTCGGTCTGCTCCTCGCGATCGGTCTCCTCCACTTCGTGCTGCTCTCGACCGGTGACGTCCTCACGCTCTACGCGCTCCTCGGGCTCGTCGCCGCGCCGATCGTCGCGCGCGCTCGCGTTCGTGTGCTCGTCGCGCTCGCGCTCGCGCTCTTCGTGCTCCACGTCGCGCCGCTCCCGTACCCGCGTCCGTTCGCGAGCGAGGCCGACCTCGCGGAGCACGTCGAAGCGGCGCGCCACGTCTACCCGTACGGCTCGTTCCGGCAGGTGCTCGCGTTTCGTCTCGTCGAGCTGCGCCCGACCGCGGCCCTGCTCGCGTGGACCGCGCCGCGCACGCTCGGCCTCTTCTTCCTCGGCGCCGTCGTGTGGAAGACACGCTTCTTTCGGAATGCGCGCATGCCTGCGGTCGCCGCCGTCCTGTGCGCGCTCGGGGCCGTCGCGACGTGGCTCGTCCACGTCCGCGGCGTCTACGCGCTCGACGGCCCGGGCTCCGTGGCGTTGTCGCTCGGCTACGGCGCCGCGATCGCGAGCGTCGCCGCGCGCGGAGGGCTCCGCGTCTTCGCGCCGATCGGGCGCATGGCGCTCACGAGCTACCTCACGCAGTCGATCGTGCTCGGCTTCGTGTTCTACGGGTATGGCCTCGGTCTCTTCGGCGCGATCGGCCGGCTCCCGGCGCTCGGGATCGTCGTCGCGCTCTTCGGCGCGCAGATGATCTTCGCGCGCTGGTGGCTCGCGCGCTTCCGCTACGGCCCGCTCGAGTGGGCGTGGCGCTCGTTCACGTACGGCGCGTGGCAGCCCTTCGCCGCGTGA
- a CDS encoding SDR family oxidoreductase has protein sequence MDIRGEAALVTGASAGLGRETARVLARRGARVVMVARGKEALDAAVAEIRAETGNADVHGLAFDVGDKEAIHRLAGATAALVGSPSIVIHNASTLGPLPMPLLLDLDCEDLERVLAVNLVGPFRLTKALAGPMVLAKRGTFVFVSSDAATSAYERWGAYGVSKAAQDHLARSFAAESPHLRFYAFDPGEMDTKMHADAVPDADPATLARPADVAERLVALVAGDGAGAHPSGARVAA, from the coding sequence ATGGACATCCGTGGTGAAGCGGCGCTGGTGACCGGCGCATCGGCAGGGTTGGGGAGAGAGACGGCGCGTGTGCTCGCTCGGCGCGGGGCGCGCGTGGTGATGGTCGCGCGCGGCAAGGAGGCGCTCGACGCGGCGGTGGCGGAGATCCGCGCGGAGACGGGCAACGCCGACGTGCACGGGCTCGCGTTCGACGTCGGCGACAAGGAGGCGATCCACCGCCTCGCCGGCGCGACGGCGGCGCTCGTGGGGTCACCCAGCATCGTGATCCACAACGCGAGCACGCTCGGGCCGCTCCCGATGCCGCTCCTCCTCGACCTCGACTGCGAGGACCTCGAGCGCGTGCTCGCGGTGAACCTCGTCGGTCCGTTCCGGCTCACGAAGGCGCTCGCGGGGCCGATGGTCCTCGCGAAGCGCGGCACCTTCGTCTTCGTCAGCTCCGACGCGGCGACCTCCGCCTACGAGCGCTGGGGCGCCTACGGCGTCTCGAAGGCGGCGCAGGACCACCTCGCGCGCAGCTTCGCGGCGGAGAGCCCGCACCTCCGCTTCTACGCGTTCGATCCCGGCGAGATGGACACGAAGATGCACGCCGACGCGGTGCCGGACGCGGATCCGGCCACGCTCGCGCGCCCCGCCGACGTCGCGGAGCGGCTCGTCGCGCTCGTCGCCGGCGACGGTGCCGGCGCGCACCCGAGCGGCGCGCGGGTGGCGGCGTGA
- a CDS encoding helix-turn-helix transcriptional regulator — translation MDDVATRLGRNVRTLREARGMTQAQMAKLAELPRATWTNMESGAANPTLAVLDRVATAFQVTIEELVAAPRSEARHYPKAEVVTKLRGAATVRKLLPDPIPGMEIDRFELPPRVKMAGVPHTPGTREYLTCEAGEVLLVASGEEYHLRPGDVVAFRGDQRHSYANPGPKTAVAYSVVVIARR, via the coding sequence ATGGATGACGTCGCGACGCGGCTGGGGCGGAACGTGCGGACGCTGCGCGAGGCCCGCGGGATGACGCAGGCGCAGATGGCCAAGCTCGCGGAGCTCCCGCGCGCGACGTGGACGAACATGGAGTCCGGCGCCGCGAACCCGACCCTCGCCGTCCTCGACCGCGTCGCGACCGCGTTCCAGGTCACGATCGAGGAGCTCGTCGCGGCCCCGCGCTCGGAGGCGCGCCACTACCCGAAGGCGGAGGTCGTCACGAAGCTGCGCGGCGCGGCCACCGTCCGCAAGCTCCTCCCCGATCCGATCCCGGGGATGGAGATCGATCGCTTCGAGCTCCCGCCGCGCGTGAAGATGGCGGGCGTACCGCACACCCCGGGCACGCGCGAGTACCTCACCTGCGAGGCGGGCGAGGTGCTGCTCGTCGCGTCGGGCGAGGAGTACCACCTCCGCCCCGGCGACGTCGTCGCGTTCCGCGGCGACCAGCGCCACTCGTACGCCAACCCCGGCCCGAAGACGGCGGTCGCCTATTCGGTCGTCGTCATCGCCCGCCGCTGA
- a CDS encoding Spy/CpxP family protein refolding chaperone — protein MHPAFFSWWKHARRSEREGCGPHAHPGEAFFGGFGHHGGPPHGGGGPEGQFGVRRPLRFLAHKLDLSEEQTANLARILDELKTERAQAEVDQRRTIAAFADAIEAATFGEARATEGGDQRVETAKRLRDAVVKALAQIHALLDDDQRKRFAYLVRTGVLAL, from the coding sequence ATGCATCCTGCATTCTTTTCGTGGTGGAAGCACGCCCGTCGTTCGGAGCGTGAAGGTTGTGGTCCGCACGCGCATCCGGGCGAGGCGTTCTTTGGTGGCTTCGGTCATCACGGCGGTCCGCCGCACGGTGGTGGTGGACCGGAGGGGCAGTTCGGGGTTCGTCGTCCGCTCCGTTTCCTGGCGCACAAGCTGGACCTGTCGGAGGAGCAGACGGCCAACCTCGCGCGCATCCTCGACGAGCTGAAGACGGAGCGCGCGCAGGCGGAGGTCGATCAACGCCGCACCATCGCGGCGTTCGCGGACGCGATCGAGGCCGCCACCTTCGGCGAAGCCCGCGCGACCGAGGGCGGCGACCAACGCGTCGAGACCGCAAAGCGCCTCCGCGACGCCGTCGTAAAGGCACTCGCGCAAATCCACGCTCTCCTGGACGACGACCAGCGCAAGCGCTTCGCCTACCTGGTCCGCACGGGCGTCCTCGCGCTGTAG
- a CDS encoding TerB family tellurite resistance protein has translation MNVTLSPEEQFAFAALARVLVRLDGRFSEEEEQAIEAVAAELFATTTVAGPYRSMPEADAADGSAVWDLIERAAETVPDDDALKAIAAGVTRPAAREAIYEAIYAVAASDVVAKEEWPMLEWLAAEWGIAAT, from the coding sequence ATGAACGTCACGCTGAGCCCGGAGGAGCAGTTCGCGTTCGCCGCCCTGGCGCGGGTGCTCGTCAGGCTCGACGGGCGCTTCAGCGAGGAGGAGGAGCAGGCGATCGAGGCGGTCGCGGCGGAGCTCTTCGCGACGACCACCGTCGCGGGGCCGTACCGCTCCATGCCGGAGGCGGACGCGGCCGACGGGTCCGCGGTCTGGGACTTGATCGAGCGGGCGGCCGAGACCGTCCCCGATGACGACGCGCTCAAGGCGATCGCCGCCGGCGTCACGAGACCCGCCGCGCGCGAGGCGATCTACGAGGCGATCTACGCCGTCGCCGCCTCCGACGTCGTGGCGAAGGAAGAATGGCCGATGCTCGAGTGGCTCGCCGCGGAGTGGGGGATCGCCGCGACGTGA
- a CDS encoding thioredoxin domain-containing protein, with translation MGIREEMAATARVQPGAVTVVFFTDFQCPFCRRTHAALAPLLAQRRGKVRLVLRHVPLRQHPDARTAARAVVCFESIVAARTAPRPPGVEVEELALALMSASDLSEAACEALAEEHGVARDALRRCLAEPATDARIERDLELFDAVQGDGVPLLFIGRSRLEGAQSSSSLEAALDNAALR, from the coding sequence GTGGGGATTCGCGAGGAGATGGCGGCGACGGCGCGGGTGCAGCCGGGGGCGGTGACGGTCGTGTTCTTTACGGACTTTCAGTGTCCGTTCTGCCGGCGCACCCACGCCGCGCTCGCGCCGCTGCTCGCGCAGAGGCGGGGGAAGGTGCGGCTCGTCCTCCGCCACGTGCCGCTCCGGCAGCATCCCGATGCGCGTACTGCGGCCCGCGCGGTGGTGTGCTTCGAATCGATCGTCGCCGCGCGGACCGCGCCCCGACCGCCCGGCGTCGAGGTCGAAGAGCTCGCCCTCGCGCTCATGAGCGCCAGCGACCTCTCCGAGGCCGCGTGTGAAGCGCTCGCCGAGGAGCATGGGGTCGCGCGAGACGCGCTCCGTCGCTGCCTCGCCGAGCCGGCGACCGATGCCAGAATCGAGCGCGATCTCGAGCTCTTCGACGCCGTTCAGGGGGACGGGGTGCCCCTCCTCTTCATCGGGAGGAGCCGGCTCGAGGGTGCACAATCGAGCAGTAGTCTCGAGGCCGCTCTCGACAACGCCGCTTTACGTTGA
- a CDS encoding DNA repair exonuclease, translated as MKIVHAADLHVDSPLRGLDRYEGAPAERLRGATRRALENLVALCLEVKADVLLLAGDVFDGGWRDFSTGLFFAAQMSRLREAGVPVMLVRGNHDAASAVVKNLQLPANVRVFEHKKAHSVELPNAPIVVHGQSFSERIMSEDLAAKYPPRVPGRFNVGLLHTSIDGREGHAPYAPTSLETLRSKGYDYWALGHVHAREIVSTDPYVVYPGNLQGRHARETGAKGASVVTVEDNVVIEVEHRALDVVRWEVVGVDVAGVSEVMEVVDLVRAALVERGAACDDRILAARVMLTGATRANSAIRRDLERFVSELRAAANDALPDGIWLEKVLVRTTAKIDLDRVRQEESAVGHLARRIEALREDPKELAALAACLVDLDKKLPPELRDDADAPLRFADPEAVRALLADVEQMLVPRLLEGAPGSDG; from the coding sequence GTGAAGATCGTCCACGCCGCCGACCTGCACGTCGACAGCCCGCTGCGTGGGCTCGATCGCTACGAAGGCGCGCCGGCGGAGCGGCTCCGCGGCGCGACGCGGAGGGCGCTCGAGAACCTCGTCGCGCTCTGCCTCGAGGTGAAGGCGGACGTGCTCTTGCTCGCCGGCGACGTGTTCGACGGCGGCTGGCGCGACTTCTCGACCGGCCTCTTCTTCGCCGCGCAGATGTCGCGCCTCCGCGAGGCGGGCGTGCCGGTGATGCTCGTGCGCGGGAACCACGACGCCGCGAGCGCGGTCGTGAAGAACCTGCAGCTGCCGGCGAACGTGCGCGTCTTCGAGCACAAGAAGGCGCACAGCGTCGAGCTGCCGAACGCGCCGATCGTGGTGCACGGCCAGAGCTTCTCCGAGCGCATCATGTCCGAGGACCTCGCCGCGAAGTACCCGCCGCGCGTGCCGGGGCGCTTCAACGTCGGGCTCTTGCATACGAGCATCGACGGCCGCGAGGGTCACGCGCCGTACGCGCCGACCTCGCTCGAGACGCTGCGGTCGAAGGGCTACGACTACTGGGCGCTCGGTCACGTCCACGCGCGCGAGATCGTCTCCACCGATCCGTACGTCGTCTATCCCGGCAACCTGCAAGGGCGCCACGCGCGCGAGACCGGCGCGAAGGGCGCGAGCGTCGTGACGGTGGAGGACAACGTCGTCATCGAGGTCGAGCACCGCGCGCTCGACGTCGTGCGCTGGGAGGTCGTCGGCGTCGACGTCGCGGGCGTGAGCGAGGTGATGGAGGTCGTCGACCTCGTGCGCGCGGCGCTGGTGGAGCGCGGCGCGGCGTGTGACGACAGGATCCTCGCCGCGCGGGTGATGCTCACCGGCGCGACGCGCGCGAACAGCGCGATCCGGCGCGACCTCGAGCGGTTCGTGAGCGAGCTGCGCGCGGCCGCGAACGACGCGCTGCCGGACGGCATCTGGCTCGAGAAGGTGCTCGTCCGCACGACCGCGAAGATCGACCTCGATCGCGTGCGGCAGGAAGAGAGCGCGGTCGGGCACCTCGCGCGGCGGATCGAGGCGCTGCGGGAGGACCCGAAGGAGCTCGCGGCGCTCGCGGCGTGCCTCGTCGACCTCGACAAGAAGCTGCCGCCCGAGCTCCGCGACGACGCCGACGCGCCGCTGCGGTTCGCCGATCCGGAGGCGGTGCGCGCGCTCCTCGCCGACGTCGAGCAGATGCTCGTGCCGCGGCTCCTCGAAGGCGCGCCCGGGAGCGACGGCTGA